The Pyxidicoccus sp. MSG2 DNA segment GCCATCTTCACGAAGGACCTGGCGGGCCGGTACACACGCATCAACCCGGCCGGCGCGCGGCTGATGGGCAAGACGGTGGACGAGGTGCTCGGCCACACCGACGCGGAGCTGTGGCCGGACGAGGCACGCACCACCGCCTCGCATGACCGCGAGGTGCTCGCCTTCCGCCATACCTTCACCTACGAGGAAGCGCAGCGCGGCGCCAGGTCGCGCGTGTGGCTGTCCACCAAGGGCGTGCTCAAGGACGACACGGGCACGGTGTTCGGCCTGTTCGGCATCAGCCGCGACATCACCGACCGCAAGGCCATGGAGGAGGCGCTGCGGCGCAACGAGGCGCGGATGCTCCAGGCGCTGTCCGCCGCGTCGCTGACGCTCTTCGACCTGCGGCTGCCGGAGGGCCTGCTGCACTGGGAGCGCAACGCCGCCTCGCTCTTCGGACAGGCGGAGCTTCCCGTGGAGGAGGCGCTGGGCTCCTTCCTGTCCCGCATCCACCCGGAAGACAGGCTGGGCGTGGCCGAGCGGCTGGCCCGCTGCGCCGAGGCCCCCGGCGAGGTGGTGCTGGACTACCGCGTGCTGATGACAGACGGACAGGTGCGGCGCCAGGCGCTGCGGGCCCGCTCGCGCGCGGAGGACGGGCGCATCGGCCGAGTGCTCGGCGTGCTGGCGGACATCACCCACCGGCAGCCCGGCGCCAACGGCGTCATCCAGGCTGCTTGAGCTTCACGCGCGCGCCCGGGTGGCGCGCCACGGCCCCGGCGGGTGCTCGTGGCAACGGAGTGAGGCTCCCGGCGGAGCGGGGCCTTCAGCCGCGCGAGCCAACCACGGCGACCGGGGCTCGCGCCGCGCCGCGCGCCCAGGTGAGACGGAAGGTGGCGGCGGTGCCGTCGAAGGCGATGGGCTCCACCCGCACCTGCCCCGCGCCCGCGCACCGCAGCGTCTCCGCGAGGAAGCCGGCGGCGAAGTACGGGTTGTCCGCCGTCACGTCCTTCATCCACAGCGTGGCCGAGTCCTGCGTGGACTCCTCCACGCGCACCTCGTTGAAGTTGTTCCCGGCGCGGACGTTGTAGGGCACCCGCTCCAGCGTGCGGCGCGGGCCCAGGTGGGTGACGAGCGCCATGCTGGCCCGGCCCACGGACGTCTGCCGGAAGCCCTGGAGGTAGCGCGCGCCCAGCTCGAAGAGCGCCTCGTGCGGAGGCAGCGCGGGGTAGGCGTCCTGCGCGGCCACCCGGAGAAAGCCCCGCCACTGCTCCACCGTGTAGTGCGGACGCAGCGACTCCGACAGGTCCAGGCCCACCGCCTTCAGGCGCTGGCGGCCTTCACGGGTGAGGTGCGGGCCCAGGGCGCGCACGAAGAGGGCTTCCACGGACTGGGCGAAGATGAGCTTCTCGGACGGCATGACCGAAAGGTGGCAACAACCCCGTCCGGCGGCGAGGCTCAACGCATCGCATCCGTCCGCTTGTCATCATCGAGGCAGACGTACCGTGAAGGTCGTCCCACCCGGAGCGCTGGAGTCGACGTCCACGGCTCCCCCATGGCCCCGGATGATTTGCGAGGCGATGTAGAGCCCCAACCCCAGTCCCCCGGCGGAGCCTCCCTCCGGTCGGGACTTCCGGCCCCGACGCCAGGCGCTGAAGACGTGCGGCAGCTCCTCGGCGGGAATGGGCGGCCCCTGGTTGTGCACGCGCAGCACCGCGCCCTTCGGACCGCTCTCCGCGTGCACCGACACCAGGCTGTCCTCGGGGCTGTACTTCAGCGCGTTGGCCAACAGGTTGCCCACGGCCTGCTCCAGCCGGTCCGAGTCCCAGTCGCCCCGGCCGTCGCCCAGCACCTCGAGCTGCACCAGGCGTCCGGGATGGCTGGCGCGCAGCTCGTCCACACTGCGGCGCACCACGTCGAACACGTCACACGGCGCGCGCGTCACGGGGATGCCGCCGCCCAGCCGCGCGCGGGCGAAGTCCAGCAGCTGGCGGATCATCCGGTCCATCCGCTCCGCGCTGGTGAGGATGCGACCGGTGAGGTTGGCCTGGCGCTCGTCCAGCCCGCCGCGCCGCTGCAGCTGCTGCGCGGACATGGACAGGGCGTTGAGCGGGTTGCGCAGGTCATGCCCGAGCATGCCGATGAACTGCTCGCGGAACTCCTCCGCGCTGCGCTCCTCGGTGACGTCGCGCAGGGAGGTCGTCACCGCCAGCACCCGGCCGTCCGGGCCCACCGCGGGCGAGATGACGAAGTCGAAGGAGCGCGGGCCCCGGTCCGACATCAGGGAGATGGAGCCCCGCTGCACCTGGCCCGTGCCCAGCGACGCCTCCACGAGACGGAGGTAGGGCTCCAGCGCGGGGTCCTTCGCGCGCAGCTCCGCCAGCGTCAAACCCGGGCCGTGCGCGACATGGCTGCCGCGCGCCGCATAGAGCGCCTGGTTGGCGAAGAGCACGCGCCCGGCGCCGTCGTAGAGGACGATGGGGTCCGCCGCGCTGGAGATGGCCAGCTCCAGCAGCCGGCGCTGGTGCTCGACTTCCTGCGACAGCGCGCGGACCTCGCGCTCCGCCTGGCGCAGCCGCAGCAGGGCGTGGACCTGGGCGACCAGCTCCTCCGGGTCCACTGGCGCCACCAGGTAGCCATCCGCGCCGTGCTCCAGGCCCAGCGCCCGGTCGCCCGGCCCCACGGCCTGCGCGGACAGGTGCAGCACCAGCACATTGTGGGTGCGTGGCGCCGTCTTCAGCAGCCTGCACACCTCCAGCCCGCTGATGTCCGGCAGCCGCACGTCGAGGATGACCAGGTCCGTGTGCTCGTCCGCCAGCGCCAGCGCCTCGCGGCCGGCGGCGGCCTCCACCACGCGGAAGCCGGCCAGCCCCAGCACACGGGAAGTCACGTACCGGCTGGCGACGTCGTCGTTGACGTTGAGGATGACGGCGGGCTTGGAAGTCATTCGGTGGCCGGAACTCTTTCGTATCCGCGCCCCCCACCGCACGCCAAGCGTTACCGCCCTGGGAATGTCCGCTTCCCGGGTAGCCGGGCTGGCGGCGGTCATCAAACCGGCAAATAGTTCGGAGACGCTCCCGCCAGGGTCGGTTTCGGGGTAGTGAAGGCCGCATGCGTCCTCCCTGTCGCCCCCTCCCCGCGGATGGCCGCTTCCTCCAGGCCGTCGGCCCCACGCCGCTCGTCCCCGTCCGCCTGGAAGAGGAAGGCCCCACCATCTGGTGCAAGCTGGAGTTCCTCAACCCCAGCGGCTCCACGAAGGACCGAATCGCCCGGTACATGCTGGAGAAGGCGTGGCGTCTGGGTGAGCTGAGCCCGGGCGGCGAGGTCATCGAGGCGTCCAGCGGCTCGACGAGCATCGCCCTGGCGCTGGCCTCCGCGCAGATGGGGCTGCGCTTCACGGCGGTGATGCCGGAGGGCGTCACCGACGAGCGTCTGCTCACCATCCGCGCCTACGGCGGCGACGTGGTGCTGGTGCCGCGCGAGACGGGCGTGCGCGGCGCGATTGCGCGGGCGGAGGAACTGGCGCGCGAGCGCAAGGCGTTTGCCCCGCGCCAGTTCGAGAACCCGGACAACGCCGAGGCGCACCGCGTGTGGACGGGGCAGGAAATCCTGTCGCAGGTACCGGGCGGGCTGGTGCACGGCGTGGTGAGCGGCGTCGGCACGGGCGGCACGGTGGTGGGGCTGTACCAGGCCTTCGCGGAAGCGGGCTGCCCGGTGACGGCCTTCGTGGCGCGGCCCATCGCCGGGCTGGGCTGCGACATCGAATGCTGCAGCTTCAGCCCCCGCGTACCCGGCGTGGTGGACGGCATCTCCAAGCTGTACCGCGACGCGGACATGCCGGGGCGCGTGGAGCTGGACGTGTCGGACGAGCTGGCCATGTGCACCGCGCGCGCGCTCATCCGCCGCGGCTTCCCGGTGGGACCGTCCTCCGGCCTCAACTACGCGGCCTCCGTCGAGGCCGCGAAGCGGCTGGGCCCCGGCGCCCAGGTGGTGACGGTGTTCCCGGACCGGATGGAGCGCTACTTCTCCACCGAGCTCATCCAGCCCAGGCCCGCCGCCCGCGGCGTGGCCTGAAGGGCACCACCCCATGGAAGCCGCGCCCATGGAGAGCCGTGAAAGCTCCGGCCTTCCTTGATGACGCAACTTCCCAAGGCAACTCTCGATAATGGGGCAAGCTTTCCCACTATTTGAGAGTGCCCCCCATGAGCGTCCGCCTCCCCCCCGTCTCCACCGCCACGACGTCCCGTACCGCGTCGGCGGCGCTGACCCGCACCGCCGCCGCCACCGTGACGGCCCCTCCCGCCGGCCTGCGCAAGGGGGATGAGGGCCCCAAGGTGAAGCAGCTCCAGGACGCGCTGGTGAAGCTGGGCTACATGACCAAGGCCCAGGTCTCCACCGGCCCCGGCACCTTCGGCCCGAAGACCGAGGCGGCGGTGAAGAAGTTCCAGGCCGACAAGAAGCTGCCCACCACCGGCTTCTACGGGGACCTGACGCACGCGGCGCTGAAGAAGGCGCTGGCCGGGAGCAAGCCGCCCGTGGAGGGGCCGACGAAGCCGCCTCCGTCCACGCCGGGCACGTTCAAGAAGCCGCCCGTCGTCAGCGCGCCCTCGCCCAACTACAACGAGCGCGGCGGCAAGGACATCGACACCATCGTCCTGCACCACACCGCCTCCAACAACGGCGCGGGCGACCTGGCGTGGATGCGCAACCCGAAGAGCGAGGTGTCCGCGCACTACATGGTCGACCGTGACGGGAAGATCTACCAGCTCGTCAACGACCAGAAGCGCGCGTGGCACGCGGGCAAGGGCGAGCTGCACGGCGTGCCCAGCGACATCAACGGCCGCTCCATCGGCATCGAAATCGTCAACGCCGGCGACGGCAAGACGCCCTTCACCGAAGCCCAGTACAAGGCCCTCACCCAGCTCACCGGCTACCTGAAGCAGGAGTACAAGGTGCCGATGAAGAACATCGTCGGCCACGCCGACGTCGCGGTGCCCAAGGGCCGCAAGAACGACCCGGCGCCCAACTTCGACTGGAACCGGCTGCGCAAGGGCATCTCCTGAGCCAGGGTGCTCCCCCAGGGGCCGGCCGCGGTCCGGTAGGCGGCCGGCACCAGATGCGATAGGGAGCGCCCATGCTCTCCCTGCCCCTGGTGATGCTGGCGCTCGGCCTGTCCATGGATGCCACGGCCGTGGCGATGACGAGCGGCTTCTCGGCGCCCCGGGTGCGGGTGCGCGACGCGCTGCTGCTCGCCCTCTTCTTCGGCGGCTTCCAGGCGCTGATGCCCCTCATCGGCTGGGCCGCGGGCGCGCGCTTCGCGGACGCCATCGCCGCGTGGGACCACTGGCTCGCCTTCGTGCTGCTGGGCGGCATTGGCGCGAAGATGCTGCACGAGGCCTTCACCCATGAGGAGGGTGCCGAGGCCCCGCGCGCGAACCCGTTCAGCCTCCGGGTGCTGCTGGTGCTCGCGATCGCCACCAGCATCGACGCCCTGGTGGCGGGCCTCACCCTGCCGACGCTCGACGTGCGCCCGCTGCTGGCGGCCGCCTTCATCGGCGTCACCACCTTCGTGCTCTCCTTCGCGGGCGTGGAGGCCGGCCGGCGCTTTGGAGACCGCTTCGGACGCAAGCTGGACGCCATTGGCGGGCTGGTGCTCATCCTCCTGGGCGCCCGGACACTGTTCGAGCACCTGACAGCGGGCTGAGCCTCCGGCCGGATGGCCCGCGGGGAGTCCCCGTTCCAACGTCGCCTCGCACTGGGAGGCGGCACATGGGGATGCTTCAGTTCGCGAACGCCCGCATCTTCGACGGCAAGGGTGGAGGGCTCTCCGAGCCCTCGAACGTCCGGGTGAGGGACGGACGTATCGAGAAGATCTCGACCGCGCCCATTCCGGTGGAGCGCGGCTCCCAGACGACGGTCATCGACTGTGGGGGCCGCGTGCTGATGCCGGGGCTCATCGACGCGCACTGGCACTCGATGTTCGCGACCATGCCCGCGGCCGTCGCCGTCACCGCGGACGTCGGCTACCTGAACCTGGTGGCGGGGAAGAGCGCCGAGCGGACCCTGCTGCGCGGCTTCACGAGCGTGAGGGACCTGGGTGGCCCGGTGTTCGGCCTCAAGCGGGCCATCGACGAGGGCATCATCCCGGGGCCGCGCATCTACCCGTCGGGCGCGTTCATCTCCCAGACGGGGGGACACGGTGACTTCCGCCTGCTCAACGAGCTGCCCCGCGACGCCTCCGGCACCCTGAGCTACACGGAGCGCGTGGGGGCCGCCGCCATCGCCGACAGCCCGGATGAGGTCCGCCTGCGCGCCCGCGAGCAACTGATGCTGGGCGCCAGCCAGCTCAAGCTGATGGCGGGGGGAGGCGCCTCCTCGGAGCACGACCCGCTCGACGCCACGCAGTACACCGAGCCGGAGCTGCGCGCCGCCGTCGAGGCCGCGGAGAACTGGGGCACCTATGTCGCCGTGCACGCCTACACGTCGAAGGCCATCCAGCAGGCCATCGCGGCGGGAGTGAAGTGCATCGACCACGGGCAACTGGCGGACGAGCCCGCGGCGAAGCTGATGAAGGAGCGGGACGTCTGGTGGAGCCTGCAGCCCTTCCTCGATGACGAGGACGCCATCCCGATGCCGGACGAGGCCCGGCGGGCGAAGCAGTTGCAAATCATCGAAGGAACGGACAGGGCATACCAGCTGGCGAAGAAGCACGGCGTCCGGTTGGCCTTCGGCACCGACGTGCTCTTCACCCCCAGGCTCACCGAGCGGCATGGCGCGCAGCTGGCGAAGCTGACCCGCTGGTTCACGCCCGCGCAGGCGCTGAAGATGGCGACGGGGGACAACGCCGCGCTGCTGGCGCTGTCCGGGCCGCGAAACCCCTACCCCGGCAAGCTGGGCGTCATCGAGGAGGGCGCGCTCGCCGACCTCCTGGTGCTCGATGGCGACCCGCTGAAGGGCCTCACGCTGTTCGACGACCCGGACACCCACCTGTTGGTCATCGTGAAGGACGGCAAGGTCTACAAGAACCGCCTCGCCCCCGGCGGCACGGGGAGATGACGCCTGCTCCCCCGCGTGCGGCGGGGGCCATCCGGGCGCCCCCACCCTGCCCTTCACACCGCCCGTGAGGCCCGCTCGCGCGTTCCGTCCAGAAGCGTGCTAGGAACGGCCCCGTGCTGCGCATCTGGCTCTGCCTCAGCCTGCTGTTGTTCGCCCCGAGCGTGGGAGGGCTGCTGCCCACCCTGTCGGGTACGGCGGGTGAGGTGTGTGCGCAGCGCTGCGCGGATGACGACGAGCGCGGGCAGTGCGCTCCCGACTGCGCCGACTGCACCTGCTGTGGCCATGTGCGCTCCGTGGCCGCGGCCGACTTCGCGCCCTTCCTCCTGCCGCACGTGGAGCGGCCGCCCCGCTTCGCGCACGACGAGGACGCGCCGTCCTCCGCCGACCTGGGCGACATCCTGCACGTCCCCATAGTCGTCCTCGCGTAGCCCGAGTCCGTCGTCTTGCGTTCTCACGCGTCCATCAGGGCGGGTGTGCCCATGAGGCATGCCCGCGCCGGATGCTCGCCGACTCTCCGCGAGGTCTTCCCCGTGTTGTCCCATCGTCTCGCGACGGCCGCCCTCGGGCTCGCCGCCGCATTGCTCCTGCCTCGCACCGGCGTGGCGCAGTCTTCCGAGTCCCCTCCCGTCGAGCTCACCCTGGAGGAGGTCCTGTCCCTGGCCCGCCAGCGCGCTCCCGCGTTGCTGGAAGCCACGGGCCGTGTCGCCGAAGCCCAGGGCCCCGTGGCCGGCGCCGCGCCCCTGTTGCGTGACAACCCCACCGTCGAAGTGGAAGCCGGGCCGCGTACCCTCGGCGATGGCACGCGGGGGTTGGAGGTGGGCGTGGGGCTCGTCCAGCCCTTCGAGCTGGGCGGCAAGCAGGGCGCCCGCCGGGAGTCCGCGCGCGCCGGGCTGTCCCGGGAGCAGGCGAACCAGCGCGACGCGGAACGCCGCGTGCTGGGCGAGGTGGCCTCCACCTTCCTCCGCGTCCTGCATGCGCGCGAGCGGCTGAAGCTGGCGCGCGAGGCAGAGGAGGCCGCCGCGAGCATGGCGCACTCCACGCAGCGCCGCTTCGAGGCGGGAGACGTGCCGGTGGTGGACGTCAACGTGGTGCGCGTGGCGCTCGCGCGGGCCCGCGCGGCCGCGGTCGGCGCGGAGGGAGACGAAGCGTCCCTCCTCCACCTGCTGCGCGCGCTGCTGGGAATGGGGCTCGCGAAGCCCCTGGGCGTGCGGGGCGAGTTGCGGGCCCTGGCCACCGCCGCCGCGCCGGTGCCGCTCACCAGCGAGCGCCCGGACCTCGTCGCGATGGAGGCCGAAGTGGCCCAGGCCGAGGCGGAGCTTCGCCTGGGCCGGAGCGGCGCCTGGCCCGACGTGCAGGTGGGCGTGCGCTACCAGCGCGAGGTGGATGAGACCGCCGTCCTCGGCACGCTCGGCGTACCGCTGCCCCTCTTCTCACGAGGACAGGAGGCGCGCGTGACGGGCGAGGCCCGCGTGCGCCGCCTGCGCACCGTACTGGACGCGGCCCGCTCCGCGCGGGAGGCCCAGGTGGAGGCCGCGCGCGTGCGGCACCGCAAGCAGCAGGAGGCGGTGGACCTGCTGGAGCGCGAGGCCCTGCCGCTGCTGGCCGACAACGCCTCGCTCGCCGCACGGTCCTACGAGGCGGGGGAGATGGGGCTCGCGGAGTTCCTCCTCGTCCGCCGCGACACGCTCGAAGCCCGCATTGCCTACGTCGACAGCCTCCTCGAGGCCGCGCTCGCGCGCGTGCAGCTCGCCGTCGAGACAGGAGCCCTGCCATGAAGCCCGCCTTCCAGTTGCTGGCCGCCCTGCTCCTGCTGACCGCTTGCAAGTCGGAGTCCCCGAAGCACGAGGATGAGCACGCGCACGAGGGAGTCGAGGGTGCCGAGCCTCACGGCGAGGGCCATGACGAATCCAGCGTCCACATCGCCGCCGAGATGATGCGCGACCTGCGCGTCACCACCGCCCGCGTGAGCGAGCGACCCGGCGGGGAAAGCGTCACCGCCCTGGGCGAGCTGACGTTCAGCGAGGATGCGTACGCGGAAGTGTCCTCCCCCATCGCCGCGCGCGTGGGCACCGTCTTCGCCACCACCGGCCAGCAGGTGAAGCAGGGCGACAAGCTCGCGGAGCTGCGCAGCCCCGAGCTGGGCAAGGCCCGCGCCGCGCTCCAGGCGGCCCAGGCCCGCGCCACCGCCGCGCGGCAGACCGCGGAGCGCAAGCGCGCCCTCGCCGCCGAGCGCATCGTCGCGCAGAAGGACGTGCAGGCCGCGGAAGCGGAGGCGGCTTCCGCCGACGCGGAGGTCGCCTCGGCCCGGGCGGAGCTGACGTCGCTGGGCGCGAGCGAGGACGAACTGCGCGGCGGGCAGGGCGCGCCGGGCTTCGTGCTGCGCGCGCCGCTGTCCGGCACCGTCATCGAGCGGGACGCGCGGATGGGGCAGATGGCGGACCCCTCGCGCCCCCTCTTCCGCGTGGGCGACCTGTCCTCGCTGTGGCTCATCGTCCACGCCTTCGAGCGCGACGCCGTGCGCATCCAGCGCGGCGCCCAGGCGCGCGTCACCTTCGCGGCCTTCCCGGGGCAGGAACTCATGGCGAAGGTGGGCCATGTGGGGCAGCGGGTGGACGCGGCCTCGCGCACCATCCCCGTGCGGCTGGAGTTGGACAACCGTGAGGGGCTGCTGCGTCCGGGCATGTCCGCGTCCGCGTCCCTCCCCCTGGGCGTCGAAGGCGCCACCATCACCTCCGTCCCGGCGGCGGCGCTCCAGCGGCTGGAGGGTGGCTGGGTCGCCTTCATCCCCACGGACACGAAGGGCGTGTTCGAGCGGCGCGAGGTGGGGCGCGGCCGCACGCTCGGCGGCGACGTAGAGGTGCTGTCCGGGCTGAAGGCCGGAGAGCTGGTGGTGGTGGAGGGCGCGTTCCTCCTCAAGGCCGAGGTGGAGAAGTCGAGCGGTGGAGGGGACCCCCATGCGCACTGACGGCCCGGCTTCCGCCTCGGTGGTGGACCGCGTGCTGCGCGCGTCCTTCTCGCGGCCGGGGCTCACGGTGGTGCTCGCGCTGGCGCTCTCCGCCTTCGGGGCCGTGGCGCTCCACGGCCTGCGCCGCGACGTGTTCCCCGACCTGTCCGCGCCCATCTTCAACGTCATCGTGCAGAACGCGGCCATGGGCGCCGAGGAGCTGGAGACGGCCGTGGCCATCCCCATGGAGGTGGCGCTCGCGGGCCTGCCGGACGTGCGCCGCATCCGCTCCACCTCGCAGCTCGGCGTGACGCAGGTGACGGTGGAGTTCGAGCCCGACGCCGACTACTTCCGCAGCCGCCAGTACGTCGCCGAGCGCGTGGCCCAGGCCCAGGCCGAGCTGCCCGCCGGCACGGACGCGCCGCTCGTCTCCAGCCTCACGGGCCGACTCAACGAGGTCTTCGAGTTCACCCTGGAGGCCGAGCCCGGCGCGGCCGACCTGATGACGCTGCGCGACCTGGCCGAGTTCGAGGTGAAGAACCGGCTGCTCGCCGTCCCCGGCGTAGCGGGCGTGGAGCGGCTGGGCGGCTACCTGCGGCAGTTCCAGGTGCAGCTGGACCCGGACCAGATGGTGGCGCGCGGCATCAGCCTGGACGCGGTGGAGCACGCGCTGGAGGGTGCCAACCTCAACGCCTCCGGCGGCTTCGTGGTGCAGGGGCCCATGGAGTGGACGGTGCGCGCGGTGGGCCGCGCGCAGACGGTGGAGGACCTGAGCGGCACCGTGGTGGCCCTGCGCGACGGGACACCCGTGCTGCTCGGCGACGTGGCGGACATCCGCGAGGCCCCCGCCGTGCGGCGCGGCATCGCCCACCGGCTCAAGGGCGAGGTGGTGAGCTGCCGGGTCATCAAGCAGTTCGGCGCGGACACGGAGCGGGTGGCGGCGGGCGTGCGCGACGCCATCACCGAGCTGAGCCGCGCCCTGCCTCCGGGCGTGCAACTGCGCATCGTGTATGACCAGTCGGTGCTGGTGGACTCCGCGCTGGGAGGTGTCAGCCGGGCCATCCTGCTCGGCGCGTTCCTGGTGGTGCTCGTCCTCTTCGGGCTCCTGGGGGACTGGCGCGCGGCGCTCATCGTCACGCTCACCCTGCCCCTCTCCCTGGGAATCGCGGGCGTGCTGCTGAAGGCGGCGGGCATCGGCATCAACACCATGACGCTGGGCGGACTGGCCATCGCCGTGGGCCTGCTGGTGGACGCGGCCATCATCGTCACGGAGAACATCGTCCACGACTTGCGCGAGGGCGCGGGGCGCCGTTCCCAGCGCGAGGAGTCGCTCGCGGCCGCGCTGGAGGTGGGCCGGCCCATCGCCTTCGCCACGCTCATCGTCGTGTCCGTCTTCATTCCCCTGTTCGCGATGACGGGGATTGAAGGGCGCATGTACCAGCCGCTCGCGGCGGCCGTGGTGGCGTGCCTCGCGGCGTCACTCGGGCTGGCCCTCACGCTGGTGCCGGTGGCCTCGGGATTGTTCCTCCGCGCGCCCCGGCCGGACACGCCGGAGGACGTGTGGCTGGTGCGCAAGGTGAAGGCCTTCTACGCACCGCTGCTGGAGCGCTGCATGCGCCGGGCGGGACTGGTGCGGCTGGTGGCGCTCGCCATCACCGTGCCGGCGCTGGGACTGGCCTTCGCCGTGGGCAGCGACTTCATGCCCCGGCTCGACGAGGGCGCGCTGCTGTTGCAGACGGTGCTCCCCGCGGAGGCTTCGCTGGAGGAGGTGGACCGGCTCAACCACCTGGTCGAGGACGTGCTGCTGGAGTTCCCCGAGGTGGACGACGTGGTGCGCCGCACCGGTCGCGCCGAGCGCACGGAGGACCCGATGCCACACACGCTCTCCGACGTGCTCGTGGTGCTCAAGCCGGACCGGGGGCGCTCGCTGGAGAAGCTGGAGGCGGACATGCGCGAGGCGGTGGAGAAGGTGCCCGGTGTCACCACCCTCTTCACCACGCCGCTGGGCATGCGCATCGACGAGGGCCTGGGCGGCAGCCCCGCCGACCTCTCCGTGCGCATCTTCGGGCCGGACCTGGAGGTGCTCTCCGGACTGGCCGAGCGGACCCGCGCCATCATGGCGAAGGTGGACGGCGTGGAGGACCTGCGCGCGGAGCAGCTCAGCGGACTGCCACAGCTCCGCATCACCGTGAATCGCGCCGCAGTGGCCCGCGTGGGCCTCACGCCCGGAGACGTCATCCGCGCGGTGCGCGTGGGGCTGGTGGGACAGGAGTCCTCTCAAATCTGGAAGGGACAGCGGCGCTATGACCTGGTGCTGCGACTGGCGGACCACCGGCGCGGGGACGCCACCGCCATCCGGAGCCTCCTCGTGGATGGGCATGACGGCACGCGCATTCCGCTGAGCCAGCTCGCGCGGATTGAGGAGACGTTCGGCGCGGGCAGCATCCGCCGCGAGGCGGGCAGCCGGCGCATCGCCGTGGAGGCAGGGGTCTCCGGGCGGGACCTGGGCAGCACCGCGGCCGAGGTGCGCGAGCGACTGGCGGAGGAGCTGAAGCTGCCCACGGGCTACTTCGTCGACGTGGGCGGCAAGGTGGAGAGCCAGGAGCGCGCGGCGCAATCGTTGATGGTGGCCATCGCGGTGGCGCTGATGGCGGTGGCCATCCTGCTCTACCTTGCGCTGGGCTCGCTGTCGGAGGCGCTCGTCATCCTCGCCACGCTGCCGGACGCCTTCGTGGGCGGAATCATTGCGTTGCTCATCGCCGGGGAGACGTGGAACGTGTCCAGCCTGGTGGGGCTCATCGGCCTGTTCGGCATCGCCGTGCAGAACGGACTGGTGCTGGTGGCGCAGACGAAGCTGCTGGTGGAGCGGGGCCGGCCCTTCGCCGACGCCCTGCGCGAGGCGAGCATCAGTCGCGTGCGGCCCAAGCTGATGACGGCGAGCACCGCCATCCTCGGACTGCTGCCCCTGCTGGTGCTGCCGCTGCACGGCACGGAGGTGGAGCGGCCCCTCGCGGTGGTGATGGTGGGCGGGCTCGTCACATCCACCCTCTTCACCCTGCTGGTGCTGCCCACCTTCTACGCCTTCGTCCACGGGCTGCGCGAGCGCGTGGGCCAACGGCTGGCGGCGCGAAGGACGGCGCAGTGAGCACGGAGCTCCAGCGCATGTGAGGCGGGCCGGGCCCGGGGCGCACGGGCGTGGAAGGAAGCTTCATTCCACGCCCGTGCCGGAGTGACGCGGGCTACTTCGCGTAGGTGACGACGTCCTCGCGCACCTTGCTGACGATGCCCTGCCAGTTGCCGTTGGCGCCGTGGCTGAAGGCCTCGGCGTCATCGCGGAACGACACGGTGTGGTAGCTCCACTTGGCGTGGTTCTCCTCACAGGGGCCGGAGCCCAGCGTCAAGTCATTGCAGAACCAGTCGGACGGGTTGCAGTACGCGCCGCCCGCGCTGCCCGCGACGCCGCCCGTCGTGTGGTACGAGACGGCCTCGTCGTCCTGGCCCGGGAGCAGCCCCGAGTACAGCGTGCCCTTGGCACCGGCGAACATGTAGAACCAGATGTTGCGCGTGGTGTTGTGGTTGTACATGGCGCGCGCCGTCGTGGTGACCAGGTCGCCTACGATGGCGTCGCTGGTGGCCCACTCACCCTTGTCCGCCAATTCGCTGCCGCCGCCGGCGCCGGACGCCACGTTCACCCACTTGATGTTCCAGCCCACCTGCGTGGTGCCGTCCGTGTTGCCGCACACGCCGCTGGAGTTGGGGACCGCGTTCTTCTTGTAGCGCGCCGAGCCGCCGTACAGAGACAGCGCGTAGCCAATCTGCAAGTCACCCGCGCTGTGCACGGCGATGTAGCACCAGTTCGTTCCAGTGCAGAAGCAGTCCAGCGCGTCGCGCACGCGGTAGTTCTGACCGCCAATCTTCTGCCGCCCATCCCAGTTGACGGCCTTCTTGTTCACACCGGCCGCGGTGGAGCT contains these protein-coding regions:
- a CDS encoding metal-dependent hydrolase family protein — protein: MGMLQFANARIFDGKGGGLSEPSNVRVRDGRIEKISTAPIPVERGSQTTVIDCGGRVLMPGLIDAHWHSMFATMPAAVAVTADVGYLNLVAGKSAERTLLRGFTSVRDLGGPVFGLKRAIDEGIIPGPRIYPSGAFISQTGGHGDFRLLNELPRDASGTLSYTERVGAAAIADSPDEVRLRAREQLMLGASQLKLMAGGGASSEHDPLDATQYTEPELRAAVEAAENWGTYVAVHAYTSKAIQQAIAAGVKCIDHGQLADEPAAKLMKERDVWWSLQPFLDDEDAIPMPDEARRAKQLQIIEGTDRAYQLAKKHGVRLAFGTDVLFTPRLTERHGAQLAKLTRWFTPAQALKMATGDNAALLALSGPRNPYPGKLGVIEEGALADLLVLDGDPLKGLTLFDDPDTHLLVIVKDGKVYKNRLAPGGTGR
- a CDS encoding TolC family protein, producing the protein MLSHRLATAALGLAAALLLPRTGVAQSSESPPVELTLEEVLSLARQRAPALLEATGRVAEAQGPVAGAAPLLRDNPTVEVEAGPRTLGDGTRGLEVGVGLVQPFELGGKQGARRESARAGLSREQANQRDAERRVLGEVASTFLRVLHARERLKLAREAEEAAASMAHSTQRRFEAGDVPVVDVNVVRVALARARAAAVGAEGDEASLLHLLRALLGMGLAKPLGVRGELRALATAAAPVPLTSERPDLVAMEAEVAQAEAELRLGRSGAWPDVQVGVRYQREVDETAVLGTLGVPLPLFSRGQEARVTGEARVRRLRTVLDAARSAREAQVEAARVRHRKQQEAVDLLEREALPLLADNASLAARSYEAGEMGLAEFLLVRRDTLEARIAYVDSLLEAALARVQLAVETGALP
- a CDS encoding efflux RND transporter periplasmic adaptor subunit, with product MKPAFQLLAALLLLTACKSESPKHEDEHAHEGVEGAEPHGEGHDESSVHIAAEMMRDLRVTTARVSERPGGESVTALGELTFSEDAYAEVSSPIAARVGTVFATTGQQVKQGDKLAELRSPELGKARAALQAAQARATAARQTAERKRALAAERIVAQKDVQAAEAEAASADAEVASARAELTSLGASEDELRGGQGAPGFVLRAPLSGTVIERDARMGQMADPSRPLFRVGDLSSLWLIVHAFERDAVRIQRGAQARVTFAAFPGQELMAKVGHVGQRVDAASRTIPVRLELDNREGLLRPGMSASASLPLGVEGATITSVPAAALQRLEGGWVAFIPTDTKGVFERREVGRGRTLGGDVEVLSGLKAGELVVVEGAFLLKAEVEKSSGGGDPHAH